The following proteins are encoded in a genomic region of Mycobacterium kiyosense:
- a CDS encoding cytochrome P450 (frameshifted, insertion at around 5515951), whose protein sequence is MDPPEHRRMRSLVNKVFTPRAITSQQAMVRDRIRYHLSRVNPEAFDVVEDFSALFPVEIITIMMGVPEDQRQNIRLWIDAALHREPGQVKMSRAGAEAMMQTGMLYYNLIQQRREKPGDDMITALINAEIQRDEGGTTRLDDVEIAGFATLLGGGGAETVTKLVGTAVVLFARHPQQWQQLLADRSKVPAAVEEVLRYEGPVQYDCRYTLKPVELHGVTIPAGKAVMLLGASANRDERAFTDADVFDINRNRSEAPNLGFGYGVHSCLGAALARMESVIAIEHLLDFMPDFALDEDGLRRVSMTSVAGYANVPVRVHR, encoded by the coding sequence ATGGACCCGCCCGAGCACCGCCGGATGCGCAGCCTGGTCAACAAGGTGTTCACCCCGCGCGCCATCACCTCTCAGCAGGCCATGGTCCGCGACCGGATCCGCTACCACCTGTCGCGCGTGAACCCCGAGGCCTTCGACGTGGTCGAGGATTTCTCGGCGCTGTTCCCCGTCGAGATCATCACCATCATGATGGGCGTGCCCGAAGACCAGCGGCAGAACATCCGGCTGTGGATCGACGCGGCGCTGCACCGCGAACCCGGCCAGGTGAAGATGAGCCGCGCCGGCGCCGAGGCGATGATGCAGACCGGCATGCTCTACTACAACCTGATCCAGCAACGACGCGAAAAACCGGGTGACGACATGATCACCGCCCTGATCAACGCCGAGATTCAACGCGACGAAGGCGGGACGACCCGCCTGGACGACGTCGAGATCGCCGGTTTCGCAACGCTGTTGGGTGGCGGCGGCGCCGAAACGGTGACCAAGCTGGTCGGTACGGCCGTGGTGCTGTTCGCCCGGCACCCGCAGCAGTGGCAGCAGCTGCTCGCCGACCGCAGCAAGGTTCCCGCCGCCGTCGAGGAGGTGCTGCGGTACGAGGGCCCGGTGCAGTACGACTGCCGTTACACGCTCAAACCCGTTGAGCTGCACGGCGTCACGATCCCGGCCGGCAAGGCGGTGATGCTGCTGGGTGCCTCGGCCAACCGTGACGAGCGTGCCTTCACCGATGCCGACGTCTTCGACATCAACCGCAACCGCAGCGAGGCGCCGAATCTGGGCTTCGGCTACGGCGTGCACAGCTGCCTCGGCGCCGCACTGGCCCGGATGGAGAGCGTCATCGCGATCGAACATCTGCTGGACTTCATGCCCGACTTCGCCCTCGACGAGGACGGCCTACGGCGCGTGTCGATGACCAGCGTCGCCGGCTACGCCAACGTCCCGGTGCGGGTGCACCGATGA
- a CDS encoding epimerase, translated as MTKKLVIGASGFLGSHVTRQLVEAGEDVRVMLRKTSSTKGIDDLKVERQYGDIFDDAALRAAMDGCDVVYYCVVDARMWLRDPAPLFRTNVQGLRHVLDAAVAANLRKFVFTSSSGTLAINDHRLVTEADPHNWTDGGAYIESRVAAENLVLQYAREKGLPAVAMCISTTYGPRDWAPTPHGGAIARVAAGQMPFYMGFALEAVGIEDAARAMLLAAEKGRNGERYIISDRSISTKELHAIAARAVGRRPPRIPIPMPALLLASRINDLAARLLNRDLPFAYVGAKMAQLMSPLDHSKAERELGWKPEPVEDSIAKAAQWFAAQSASNPPQR; from the coding sequence ATGACCAAGAAACTCGTGATCGGAGCCAGCGGCTTTCTGGGCTCCCACGTCACCCGCCAACTCGTGGAGGCCGGCGAAGACGTCCGGGTCATGCTCCGAAAGACCAGCTCCACCAAGGGAATCGACGACCTGAAGGTGGAACGGCAGTACGGAGACATCTTCGACGACGCGGCGCTGCGCGCGGCCATGGACGGCTGCGACGTCGTCTACTACTGCGTGGTGGACGCCCGCATGTGGCTGCGCGATCCCGCGCCCCTGTTCCGCACCAATGTGCAGGGCCTGCGCCACGTCCTCGACGCGGCCGTGGCGGCCAACCTGCGCAAGTTCGTATTCACCAGCAGCTCCGGCACATTGGCGATCAACGACCACCGGCTGGTCACCGAGGCCGACCCACACAACTGGACCGACGGCGGCGCCTACATCGAATCGCGGGTGGCAGCGGAGAATCTGGTGCTGCAGTACGCCCGCGAAAAGGGGCTGCCTGCCGTGGCGATGTGCATTTCGACCACCTACGGGCCGCGAGACTGGGCACCGACGCCGCACGGCGGCGCCATCGCGCGGGTGGCCGCCGGCCAGATGCCCTTCTACATGGGCTTCGCCTTGGAGGCCGTCGGTATCGAAGATGCCGCCCGTGCAATGCTTCTCGCGGCCGAAAAAGGCCGCAACGGTGAGCGTTACATCATCTCCGACCGTTCGATCAGTACCAAGGAGCTACACGCCATCGCGGCCCGTGCCGTCGGCCGGCGGCCACCGCGCATCCCCATTCCGATGCCGGCCCTGCTGCTGGCCTCGCGCATCAACGACCTGGCCGCCCGTCTGCTGAACCGTGACCTGCCGTTCGCCTACGTGGGGGCCAAAATGGCGCAGCTGATGTCGCCGCTGGATCACAGCAAGGCCGAGCGCGAACTCGGCTGGAAGCCCGAGCCGGTCGAGGATTCCATCGCCAAAGCGGCGCAATGGTTTGCCGCGCAATCCGCGAGTAATCCGCCGCAGCGGTGA
- a CDS encoding short chain dehydrogenase, translating to MSALAGRTAIISGASRGIGLAIGIGLGRLGANVVLLAKTAEPHPKLPGTVHTAAREIEDVGGRALAVVGDVRREEDVQRAVDAAVAEFGGLDICVNNASAIATEPTELLSAKKFDLMQDINIRGTFLLTKAGVPHLRRSPNPHVLTIAPPLNLSPRWLGAHPSYTLSKYGMTLLSLGWAAEYADDGIAFNCLWPQTYIATAAVANSPDAETELARSRQPTIMADAAVEIVCRPAVSVTGECLIDADVLRAAGKRDLSEYGGGPDPILDLFLDEFPPGDHR from the coding sequence ATGAGCGCGTTGGCGGGCCGCACCGCGATCATCTCCGGTGCCAGCCGGGGCATCGGCCTAGCCATCGGCATCGGGTTGGGCCGGCTCGGGGCCAATGTCGTGCTGCTCGCCAAAACCGCTGAGCCACATCCGAAATTGCCGGGCACTGTCCACACTGCGGCACGCGAGATCGAAGACGTCGGTGGCAGGGCGCTGGCGGTGGTCGGCGACGTGCGTCGCGAAGAGGATGTGCAGCGTGCGGTCGACGCCGCGGTCGCGGAGTTCGGTGGCCTGGACATCTGCGTCAACAACGCCAGCGCGATTGCCACCGAGCCCACCGAATTGCTGTCGGCCAAGAAGTTCGACCTGATGCAGGACATCAACATCCGCGGCACCTTCCTGCTGACCAAAGCCGGCGTGCCGCACCTGCGGCGGTCGCCGAACCCGCACGTGTTGACCATTGCGCCGCCGCTGAACCTGAGCCCGCGATGGCTGGGCGCGCATCCGTCCTACACGCTGTCCAAGTACGGCATGACGCTGCTCTCGCTCGGTTGGGCCGCCGAATATGCCGATGACGGTATAGCTTTCAACTGTCTGTGGCCGCAGACGTATATCGCCACCGCCGCGGTCGCCAACTCGCCGGATGCCGAAACCGAACTGGCCAGATCGCGCCAACCGACCATCATGGCCGACGCGGCCGTGGAGATCGTCTGCCGCCCGGCGGTTTCGGTGACCGGGGAATGCCTGATCGATGCAGACGTGCTGCGGGCGGCGGGCAAACGAGACCTCAGCGAGTACGGCGGCGGGCCCGACCCGATCCTCGACCTGTTTCTCGATGAGTTCCCGCCGGGTGATCACCGATGA
- a CDS encoding nitroreductase: MITDDRRCDKLVGASMTSGASDDIWEVMSTARTIRRFTHDPVDDATLKRCLEAARWAPSGANAQAWRYIVLRSPEQRAVVAKAAAQALQVIEPVYGMSRPQPGDNSRRARDNRATYELHDRAGEFTSLLFAQLHYPTASELLLGGSIFPAMQNFLLAARAQGLGACMTSWASYGGEQLLREAVGVPDDWMLAGHIVIGWPRGNHGPVRRRPLAEAVNLDHWDEPFPL, from the coding sequence GTGATCACCGATGACCGACGCTGCGACAAACTCGTCGGCGCGAGCATGACTTCCGGAGCAAGCGATGACATCTGGGAGGTGATGTCCACCGCCCGCACCATTCGCCGCTTCACCCACGACCCAGTCGACGACGCAACCTTGAAGCGTTGTCTGGAGGCAGCCAGGTGGGCGCCCTCGGGGGCCAACGCGCAAGCCTGGCGTTACATCGTGCTCCGATCACCCGAACAGCGGGCCGTGGTGGCCAAGGCGGCCGCGCAGGCCCTGCAGGTGATCGAGCCGGTCTACGGAATGAGCCGGCCCCAGCCCGGTGACAACAGCCGCCGCGCCCGCGACAACCGAGCCACCTACGAATTGCATGACCGGGCAGGTGAATTCACCTCCCTGTTGTTCGCGCAGCTGCACTATCCGACGGCGTCCGAACTGCTGCTCGGCGGATCGATCTTTCCGGCGATGCAGAATTTCCTGTTGGCAGCCCGCGCGCAGGGGCTCGGCGCCTGCATGACCAGCTGGGCGTCTTATGGCGGCGAACAACTCTTGCGCGAGGCTGTCGGCGTTCCCGACGACTGGATGCTGGCAGGTCACATCGTGATCGGCTGGCCTCGGGGCAATCACGGGCCGGTGCGCCGGCGCCCGCTCGCCGAGGCCGTCAATCTCGACCACTGGGACGAGCCGTTCCCGCTGTGA